The DNA window agtatgaccggcatgatgagtataggctgacattatggttgatagtattgtcgtatgaacgttctacactcaataccgtgtgggacacggggatagggttatggttgggtgtatgggcgcctgattataacccgaaatattgttatgttttatgttatgcttttcttactgagtctgttgactcacagtgctattttcatgtgtaggtaagggcaaggctaaggctaaACAACCGTGAGGGCGagtagatgaagattgtacatgtcgagggcggttaggcctggagcgtacgatctttgggatATCAGGGCTTTTACTGTATAGTCGCTAGGGGACAAACTTTTGAATATGAAtagttaaacttttgtaaatatttttgtaaacgggatcccgaatTTTTTTATGTctgatattttatgttttaatgaattaagtaaaattttaattaatcacgttttttgtTAATCTCATTGATTAGAAACGAGCTCcacaatacattaaaaaaatcacACTAACaagcctaaattagttagggtgttacaatttggtatcagagcttccAGGTTGTCTTcggaagatcgtcacgacatgtacaatcatcatcaacgaTCAGCTCGTTTAacagttcagtaagcttttattgctttagtagtttattttaatagtatgatttaagaaaagcctgttagcaAGCATGtgagtagcctgatagtagaataggcacatggttttaatttccaaataagtgGCTATTAGTAAGTTTTTACTTGATCACGATCTGACCAGAATGGCTCTTGGTTACGCAGGCTGTTCTAAATAGTACGGACGCCAAGCGAAACACCAGGAGCCAAGGTAATTTGGTTTGATCTAGTGGTGGTCAAGGAGCTTAGATTCCCCTTAATattcgtggccggggtgatgctaACCCGCCACAAGCCGCCCAAGCTGCCCAAGATTGGGAAAACAGGTTTGCAGATTTGCAAGCCAGCATTAAtgaacaagatgaagagatccagcGTTTGAGACAGGAGGTTGCTCTTACAATCCCTGCTCCAGAAATACCAATAGCTCCTACCCCTGTTGTGCAGGCAGGACCTGTAGCTACAGTGAACCAaatggaacccctgtatgaaaggtttcgTAAGCAGGCACCTCTAGTTTTCCAGGGAGGTCCTgatgtcatgaaagccgagcagtggctaactgtGATTACCAGaattttgaactttatgggCATCACCGACAATGATAGAGTGGCCTGTGCCACATTTCAattccaagaagacgctctggtttggtgggacatggtgtccctaACTCATGATGTTACagtgatgacctgggaaaagttcAAGGAACTGTTCAATGCAAAGTATTACAACGAGGCAGTCAGAAgtgcaaaaagaaaagaattcacCCAACTGACTCAAAAAGAAAACATGAGTGTTACTGGATACACAACTCAGTTTGATCGCTTGGCAAGATTGGCCTCAAGAatcgtgccaaccgatttcagcaagaaagagaaatacctggacgggttgaatgtgAAGATAAGACATGACTTAATTAACACTACCAATGAaaacaccacctatgctgatATGGTGGGTAAGGCACTACGAGCTGAGGGTGTAGTGTAGTGCACCTTAGAGTCTCAAGGGACTTCAGTTGTTTGTGGGGCTCCTACTCCTCCTACATCAGGCTTTAGTAGGGGAGGTAGTGGCTCGACCACTGATCAGAAAAGAAAGGCAGCTACCGCATCCAGTGGCTCAGCTTAGAATAAGAGAttccgagggaaccagggtCGAGGCAATCATCAGGGTAGCTCTAAAACCCGATACACTTATTTGGAATGCCCTAGTTGTAAAAAGCATCATCTGGGGGAGTGTAAAGGGTAGGGGTGCTTCCAGTGTGGTATGCCAGGGCATTAGAAAaaggattgtccccagctcaagCCTGAAGTATAGAAGACTTGAACGAAACCCGCTACAGCGAGGGTGTTCGCAacaactcaggctgatgcagaagccagcccttcggtggtaacaggtcagctctcggtcaacaactcttATTTATCTGTGTTGTTTGACTCTGGGGCCACTcactcttatgtggcagccataatttttagtaaattgggtagaccttacgatagttatgaatcagggtttggaaccctactgcCTGGCGGAGAATTAGTCATCTctaaaaggtggattaggtctatgccgatcagaattgaggatagggagttgagtgctgaCTTAATAGAAATGAATTTagtagattttgatattatactaggaatggatttcttgttcgagtactcagccagtattgattgtaagaagaagatggtaatcttccaacttGAAGGCGAAGAACtgtttgtttatgttggatcggttcagggatctcgaatCTCAGTAATTTCAGTACTAACAGCCAGGGAATTGTTACGAGATGGAtgtctagggtttctggccgtggtattGGATACCACTCGACTTGAATCTGTTCgtccagaggacatcaaggtggttcgggaattcttagatgtttttcctgatGAACTTCTGAGTTTACCACCGCAAAGAGAAATTGATTTTGTCATTGATTTGGCACCTTGAGCAGAACCGGTTTTTAAGGCCCCTTACAAAACGGCTCCAACAGAACTTAAAGAACTGAAAATTCAACTCCAGGGgtttgcttgacatagggttttcgCGGCCTAGTGTGTCAGCCTGGGGAGCTCCAGTACTGTTTGTCAAAAAGAAAGATGGGACTTTTCAAATGTGCATTGACTACTGGGAATTGAATAAAGTGACAATCAAGAATAAGTATCCTTTACTTAGGATCAATGCTCTTTTCGATCAACtttaggggaagacggtcttttcaaagattgatctccgattgggctatcatcagttgagaatccgagaggaggacattccaaagacggatttccgcactaggtatgggcattatgaatttcttgttatgtcttttggactaaccaatgctcccgcagCTTTTATGGATACGGTGAATAGGGTATTTAAGGATTTTCTCGATATCtgtgtttattgatgacatcttggtgtactctcaatcaaaagaggagcatgagcaacatctccGAATGGTTTTACagcggcttcgagaacatagacagAATCAAGGTGGATTCggggaagatagaatccgttagggattggccgagaccaaaAATAGTTACGGAAGTCAGAAGTTTCTTTGGTCTGGCTGGTTATTACCGTCGGTTTgtagaagggttctctaaaatttcaacaccttTAACCGAGCTTACCAAAAAGAATCATCGTTTCGTGTGGACTGAAACAGAGGTGAAACAGAGGTTAATCACAGCTCTAGTGTTAGCCCTACCTTCTGATAAAGAgaagtttgtggtttattgtgatgcatccagatagggtttggggtgtgtactgatgcaGGCCAATCGGGTTATTGCCTATGCCTCTTGTAAGTTGAAAGAGTATGAGCAGCGAACTCATGATCTAAAACTTATCGCGGTAGTTTTTTCTTTGAAGATTTGGGGGCATTATCTCTACGGAGAGAGATGTGAAATtgataccgaccataagagcctcaaatacttctttacttacaaagacttgaatatgagacagaggcattggttagagttggttaaggattacgactgtgagtgtaacgtccccgcttcaagcctccattgggcccttacacccacggaatgaatggctctgatacacgagtacgtcactctggctgcttcatgaattgatgactgaccctacagaccaacacaagtgtttccagcatgctttgtcctcactcacaagCTTCCTAGGcaaacttcccaagaggtcacccatccttgaaattgctccaagccaagcacgcttaactgtggagttctttcgagatgggctaccgaaaaacaagatgcaccttgttgatataggtagtaccgatcaatccatttaagctctattcaactgtgtagtcccatacctacacagtcttagaatcatcccacttgaccttccccaggcagtgtgagattgtacagcttacccggtatttccccttacggatcacgggactactgactgtcacaatcacccccccttatagggtccgacgtcctcgtcgaccacacttccggctgggtcaaggctctgataccatttgtaacgtccccgcttcaagcctccattgggcccttacacccacggaatgaatggctcttatacacgagtacgtcactctggctgcttcatgaattgatgactgaccctacagaccaacacaagtgtttccagcatgctttgtcctcactcacaagCTTCCTAGGcaaacttcccaagaggtcacccatccttgaaattgctccgagccaagcacgcttaactgtggagttctttcgagatgggctaccgaaaaacaagatgcaccttgttg is part of the Cannabis sativa cultivar Pink pepper isolate KNU-18-1 chromosome 5, ASM2916894v1, whole genome shotgun sequence genome and encodes:
- the LOC115717748 gene encoding uncharacterized mitochondrial protein AtMg00860-like — protein: MSNISEWFYSGFENIDRIKVDSGKIESVRDWPRPKIVTEVRSFFGLAGYYRRFVEGFSKISTPLTELTKKNHRFVWTETEVKQRLITALVLALPSDKEKKCRSPIHWDETMEKKYLGLESIQQTNEAIEKIKGRLLASQSRQKSYADLKRRNVEF